In bacterium, one genomic interval encodes:
- a CDS encoding sigma-70 family RNA polymerase sigma factor, translating into MRSGEENHAGRRSEVRDSEDERAVRELIIRCKTGDTLAFAELMQRYRKQVASLAYRITNDYDEAADITQAVFVKMAANLGRFDENRKFYTWLYRITVNCAIDHLRKTKRFRHESLESYNDKLESLAENPETLRNRELLVEYIRQATLSLNTRQRSAFVLRDMEGCRVDDVAVMLDVPEATVRWYLHRARTKIRKDLLRRCPQLLMLFGIR; encoded by the coding sequence ATGAGATCAGGGGAAGAGAATCATGCCGGGCGCCGATCGGAAGTGCGGGACAGCGAGGATGAACGCGCGGTCAGGGAACTGATCATCCGCTGCAAGACGGGGGATACATTGGCGTTCGCCGAATTGATGCAGCGTTATCGCAAGCAAGTTGCCTCGCTGGCATACCGCATCACCAACGACTACGATGAAGCCGCAGACATCACCCAGGCAGTCTTCGTGAAAATGGCGGCCAATCTCGGGCGATTCGATGAGAATCGGAAATTCTATACCTGGCTTTATCGGATCACCGTGAATTGCGCGATCGATCATCTGCGCAAAACCAAACGCTTCCGCCATGAATCGCTGGAGAGTTATAACGACAAACTCGAATCACTGGCGGAAAACCCGGAAACACTGAGAAATCGGGAGTTGTTAGTTGAGTACATTCGGCAGGCGACGCTGTCGCTGAATACCAGGCAACGTTCCGCGTTTGTCTTGCGCGACATGGAAGGATGTCGAGTTGATGACGTGGCGGTCATGCTCGATGTGCCGGAGGCGACTGTCCGCTGGTATTTGCACCGTGCGCGGACCAAGATCCGCAAGGACCTCTTGCGCAGGTGCCCGCAACTTCTTATGCTGTTCGGCATTCGCTGA
- a CDS encoding heavy metal translocating P-type ATPase has product MASIEKLSLKIEGMHCASCVASIERGLSDLAGVDSSQVNLLMNSATVSFDPARLSETDIIRKIHELGFKASIATPDILTANADETRDARKQFLIALVISIPLMVFGMGPMLNGHQPIISMLWDGLIQAVTAGFILLYTGHSILFDAALQTRHLRANMNSLVGIGTVAAFGWSLWALYQTSVGLHEALYFDSAGMIIVLILLGRYLEARAKGRAGEAIQALLRLRPAKATGFINGIEIELEPDMIRPGMTLLVRPGERIAADGVVTDGAPIVDESMLTGESIPVEKKLSDTVIGGSLNGNSPFKMDVTRAGAESYLAMVIRMVSEAQSVKAPVQKLADTVAGVFVPIVLVLATLTLVGWLILAPEDSMAVKAFIAVLIISCPCALGLATPTAVLAGTGRAARAGILIRGGDILEQISRVNVMAFDKTGTLTEGRLQVVHLAGFGGLPNQHLLSLLGSLECHSEHPIGKAIHRYVKDQEYIPVKLEKIESRPGFGMTARHDEQLLAVGNLALMQESAVTLGLAGAAAEAEMALGRTVVYVALNGRAIGVISVADTVRADAAPVVTELKQSLEKVVMLSGDNAVTASAVAGKLGIEFVAEVRPEQKKGILDGYRRSGQIVAMVGDGINDAPALAAADVGIAVAGGTDIAIEAADVVLLRPDLHLLTRMLKLSRATLGVIKQNLFWAFFYNVIAIPVAAGLFYPLTGWTLSPMIAAGAMSFSSLFVVLNSLRLARIKL; this is encoded by the coding sequence ATGGCGAGTATAGAAAAGCTGAGTCTGAAAATAGAAGGAATGCATTGCGCGAGTTGTGTCGCTTCGATCGAGCGAGGTCTCTCCGATCTGGCCGGAGTCGACAGCTCGCAGGTCAATCTGCTGATGAATTCAGCGACCGTTTCCTTTGACCCCGCCCGACTTTCCGAAACGGATATCATTCGGAAGATTCACGAGCTCGGCTTCAAGGCGAGTATTGCCACCCCGGATATTCTGACTGCCAATGCTGACGAAACGCGCGATGCCCGCAAGCAGTTTTTGATCGCGCTGGTGATCTCGATCCCGCTCATGGTATTCGGCATGGGACCGATGTTGAACGGTCATCAGCCAATCATCTCCATGCTTTGGGATGGTCTCATTCAGGCGGTCACGGCTGGCTTTATCCTCTTGTATACTGGTCACTCCATTCTGTTTGATGCTGCCCTGCAGACCCGACATTTGCGTGCCAACATGAATTCACTGGTCGGGATAGGCACGGTGGCCGCTTTTGGCTGGAGTCTCTGGGCGCTGTATCAGACGTCGGTTGGTCTGCATGAGGCGCTTTATTTCGATTCTGCCGGAATGATCATCGTGCTGATCCTGCTCGGTCGTTATCTCGAGGCTCGCGCCAAAGGAAGGGCTGGTGAAGCGATTCAAGCGCTCTTGCGCCTTCGTCCAGCCAAGGCGACAGGTTTCATCAACGGCATCGAGATCGAACTTGAGCCGGACATGATCCGTCCGGGGATGACCTTGCTGGTGCGACCCGGCGAGCGAATCGCTGCCGATGGTGTCGTGACCGACGGTGCACCGATCGTGGATGAATCGATGCTGACCGGAGAATCGATCCCGGTTGAAAAGAAGCTAAGCGATACGGTGATCGGAGGATCGCTTAACGGAAATTCGCCGTTCAAAATGGACGTGACCCGCGCCGGAGCGGAAAGCTATCTGGCGATGGTGATCCGGATGGTTTCCGAAGCACAATCCGTCAAAGCGCCGGTGCAGAAATTGGCCGACACGGTTGCGGGAGTTTTTGTCCCGATTGTCCTGGTGCTGGCGACTCTTACCTTGGTGGGTTGGCTGATCCTTGCGCCTGAGGATTCGATGGCGGTCAAAGCCTTCATTGCAGTATTGATCATTTCGTGCCCCTGTGCTCTTGGACTGGCGACGCCAACTGCGGTGTTGGCCGGGACCGGTCGAGCCGCACGCGCCGGGATCCTGATACGCGGGGGGGATATTCTCGAGCAGATCTCACGTGTCAACGTCATGGCGTTCGACAAGACCGGAACATTGACCGAAGGGCGACTTCAGGTGGTTCATCTGGCTGGGTTCGGCGGGCTTCCCAATCAACATCTGTTGTCACTGCTTGGCTCGCTGGAATGCCATTCAGAACACCCGATCGGTAAGGCGATTCACCGCTATGTAAAAGATCAGGAATACATTCCGGTTAAACTTGAGAAGATAGAGTCACGGCCGGGATTCGGGATGACTGCTCGACATGATGAGCAGCTTCTGGCAGTGGGGAATTTGGCGCTTATGCAGGAGTCGGCCGTCACGCTCGGACTCGCGGGAGCTGCGGCTGAGGCTGAGATGGCGCTAGGACGTACAGTAGTCTATGTCGCTCTGAATGGCCGTGCGATTGGGGTCATTTCCGTTGCTGATACGGTGCGTGCCGATGCCGCGCCGGTGGTCACCGAACTGAAGCAATCATTAGAGAAGGTGGTCATGCTCTCCGGAGATAATGCAGTGACTGCCTCGGCCGTCGCGGGCAAATTGGGGATCGAGTTCGTAGCGGAGGTTCGCCCCGAACAGAAGAAGGGGATTCTCGACGGATACCGTCGCTCCGGGCAGATCGTTGCGATGGTCGGGGATGGGATTAATGATGCCCCGGCGCTGGCGGCTGCGGATGTCGGTATAGCCGTGGCGGGTGGGACGGATATAGCTATCGAGGCCGCCGATGTAGTACTACTTCGGCCCGATTTGCATTTGCTGACCCGCATGTTGAAACTTTCTCGGGCTACTCTCGGCGTGATCAAACAGAATTTGTTTTGGGCATTCTTCTACAACGTCATAGCTATCCCTGTGGCTGCCGGTCTGTTCTACCCATTGACCGGCTGGACGTTGTCGCCAATGATCGCTGCTGGAGCGATGTCGTTTTCATCGCTGTTTGTGGTGCTCAATTCGCTCCGCCTCGCGCGGATCAAGCTCTGA
- a CDS encoding M23 family metallopeptidase produces the protein MSQLRKLWQNKVTFWFLHETEGALKRLTIRAAWLIYVPAAMIVLLFASSLLLSSFFGSKVNEDEMARLRNENQRLTQKYQAIKSTLNEVSTRVDQLAQKETAIRALFNLPEVSPQERQLGIGGPDAMDWLPKSESEEIAVATEAEVDKLLKQTEFEFSKYGEIEGALLGLRERLDHTPSIWPAKGWFSRGFGMHYDPFTGYKQMHRGIDIAAQPGTPIIAPAKGKVIFAGWDSGGLGNLVVVEHGYGFVTRHGHMSKVLVKRGQEIARGDRIGLMGSTGYSTGSHLHYEIYRNGKALNPMEYILN, from the coding sequence AAACGCCTGACGATTCGCGCTGCCTGGCTGATCTACGTGCCGGCCGCGATGATCGTTCTGCTATTCGCCAGTTCACTTCTGCTCTCCTCCTTCTTTGGTTCCAAGGTGAACGAGGACGAAATGGCCCGTCTGCGAAACGAAAACCAGCGGCTTACCCAGAAGTATCAGGCGATCAAATCTACGCTCAACGAGGTCAGCACGCGCGTTGACCAGTTGGCGCAGAAAGAGACCGCCATTCGCGCCCTCTTTAATCTCCCGGAAGTCAGCCCGCAGGAGCGCCAGCTTGGTATCGGTGGTCCCGATGCTATGGATTGGCTCCCGAAGTCTGAAAGTGAGGAGATCGCGGTCGCGACTGAAGCAGAGGTTGACAAGCTGCTCAAGCAGACTGAGTTCGAGTTCTCTAAATATGGTGAGATCGAAGGGGCGTTGCTTGGATTACGGGAACGTCTTGACCATACACCGTCGATCTGGCCCGCCAAAGGCTGGTTCTCTCGCGGGTTTGGAATGCACTACGATCCTTTCACCGGCTATAAGCAGATGCACCGCGGGATCGATATCGCCGCTCAACCTGGAACGCCGATCATTGCCCCGGCCAAGGGGAAAGTGATTTTTGCCGGCTGGGATTCAGGCGGTCTCGGCAATCTAGTGGTAGTTGAGCATGGTTACGGTTTTGTCACTCGCCATGGCCACATGTCCAAGGTGTTGGTCAAGCGCGGTCAGGAGATCGCACGGGGTGACCGGATCGGTTTGATGGGGTCGACCGGTTATTCGACTGGTTCGCATCTCCACTATGAGATTTACCGGAACGGTAAAGCGCTCAATCCGATGGAGTATATTCTCAATTAA
- a CDS encoding HAMP domain-containing histidine kinase — protein MTQIDQRQSPAAARDLDRTTEQENWVELFSLFVHDMESPLASMKYILKLLDEQKLDLTKPRHRQLVSSSRIAVERAESIVYDLLAVARGGEQGMSAQKEPFDLKSTVENAVILATASAAENQITLLTQFPATGVEAIGDTRLLARVLDNLLFNAVRHTPSGKAITTSISHAEKTVTIEVLDGGSGFGDVDPSILFEKFGQVHLRAQGKHRGVGLGLYFCQLAIQAMGGIIQATDHPSGGAVFAVTLQKA, from the coding sequence GTGACGCAAATTGACCAGAGGCAGTCGCCCGCCGCCGCGCGCGATCTGGACAGAACAACCGAACAGGAAAACTGGGTCGAGCTGTTCTCCTTGTTTGTTCATGACATGGAATCGCCACTGGCCTCAATGAAATATATCCTGAAATTGCTCGATGAACAGAAATTGGATCTGACCAAACCGAGACACCGGCAGTTGGTCAGCTCCTCCCGAATTGCGGTCGAACGCGCAGAGTCAATTGTTTACGATCTGCTGGCGGTTGCTCGAGGCGGAGAACAGGGGATGAGCGCCCAGAAGGAGCCGTTCGATCTCAAGTCGACAGTTGAGAATGCGGTCATTCTTGCCACTGCCTCAGCGGCGGAGAACCAGATCACTCTTTTGACGCAGTTTCCTGCAACCGGAGTCGAAGCGATCGGCGATACCCGGCTACTAGCCCGAGTGCTGGACAACCTGCTGTTCAATGCTGTTCGGCATACGCCTTCGGGCAAGGCTATAACCACTTCCATCAGCCATGCGGAAAAGACTGTGACCATTGAGGTACTCGATGGCGGGAGCGGATTTGGCGATGTTGATCCATCCATTCTGTTTGAGAAGTTCGGTCAGGTTCATTTGCGCGCTCAGGGAAAACACCGGGGCGTGGGACTTGGCCTTTATTTTTGCCAATTAGCGATCCAAGCAATGGGGGGAATCATCCAGGCAACTGACCATCCATCCGGTGGAGCTGTCTTCGCGGTGACCCTGCAGAAAGCATAG